The Candidatus Binatia bacterium genome includes a window with the following:
- a CDS encoding NADH-quinone oxidoreductase subunit B, with protein sequence MGILQNRFDEENVIFTNVDTLLNLGKEHSLWYLLFATACCGIELMQWGASKYDSDRFGMIPRSTPRQADLMIVAGTITLKMASRVKRLYEQMPEPKWVISMGSCANAGGPFCKYSYSVLKGIDKYIPVDVYVPGCPPRPEALIEGVFKLREVIHEERVLRKQGKTPKPRTPIVVEDPHAHDPFARHSGGAKLVKA encoded by the coding sequence ATCCTGCAGAATAGATTCGACGAAGAGAACGTGATCTTCACCAACGTCGACACGTTGCTCAACCTGGGCAAGGAGCACAGCCTCTGGTACCTGCTCTTCGCCACCGCCTGCTGCGGCATCGAGCTGATGCAGTGGGGCGCCAGCAAGTACGACAGCGACCGATTCGGCATGATCCCGCGCAGTACGCCGCGCCAGGCCGACCTGATGATCGTCGCCGGCACCATCACGCTGAAGATGGCCAGCCGCGTGAAGCGCCTGTACGAACAGATGCCCGAGCCCAAGTGGGTCATCAGCATGGGCAGCTGCGCCAACGCCGGCGGGCCCTTCTGCAAGTACAGCTACAGCGTGCTGAAGGGCATCGATAAGTACATCCCCGTCGACGTCTACGTGCCCGGCTGCCCGCCGCGGCCCGAGGCGCTGATCGAGGGCGTCTTCAAGCTGCGCGAGGTGATCCACGAGGAGCGCGTGCTGCGCAAGCAGGGCAAGACGCCCAAGCCGCGTACCCCGATCGTCGTCGAGGATCCGCACGCGCACGACCCCTTCGCGCGCCATTCGGGCGGCGCGAAACTGGTCAAGGCGTAG